A portion of the Bacillus sp. es.034 genome contains these proteins:
- a CDS encoding TerC family protein, whose product MDASMLLEYGWVLLILVGLEGILAADNAVVMAVMVKHLPVEQRKKALFYGLLGAFVFRFAALFLISFLVNVWQVQAIGAIYLFYVAIHHFVKKRKDTGAVEEKPAKGSGFWTTVLKVELADIAFAVDSMLAAVALAVTLQPTGWFDVGGIDGGQFIVMFLGGIIGLVIMRFAATWFVKLLEKYPTLESAAFLIVGWVGVKLAVFTLAHPDVAILDHHFPESKGWKLVFWSVLILLSVGGYLLSRRKAKQEEAEIERKAKAE is encoded by the coding sequence ATGGATGCTTCGATGTTATTGGAATATGGATGGGTCCTGCTGATATTGGTAGGTCTTGAAGGGATTTTAGCTGCTGATAATGCGGTGGTAATGGCTGTAATGGTTAAACATTTACCTGTGGAACAAAGGAAAAAAGCACTTTTTTACGGTCTTTTAGGAGCCTTTGTCTTTAGGTTTGCTGCATTATTTCTCATTTCATTCTTGGTAAATGTGTGGCAGGTTCAGGCGATTGGGGCGATTTATTTATTCTACGTGGCCATTCACCACTTTGTGAAGAAAAGGAAGGACACCGGGGCTGTAGAAGAGAAGCCGGCGAAAGGCTCTGGATTCTGGACTACGGTACTCAAGGTGGAACTTGCGGATATCGCATTCGCGGTTGATTCCATGCTTGCTGCCGTTGCTTTGGCCGTAACCCTTCAACCAACTGGCTGGTTTGATGTGGGAGGCATTGACGGAGGGCAGTTTATTGTTATGTTCCTAGGGGGCATCATCGGGTTGGTGATCATGAGATTCGCTGCAACCTGGTTTGTGAAATTACTGGAGAAATACCCTACCTTGGAATCAGCGGCTTTCTTAATTGTTGGCTGGGTAGGTGTGAAACTTGCCGTGTTCACCCTTGCTCATCCTGATGTAGCCATTCTGGATCATCACTTCCCTGAATCAAAAGGGTGGAAACTTGTATTCTGGAGCGTATTGATCCTGCTATCTGTAGGTGGGTATTTATTATCGAGAAGAAAAGCAAAACAGGAAGAAGCAGAAATAGAAAGAAAAGCAAAAGCAGAATAA